CTCAGGGCGCGGGTACTGCTCCACGCCTTCCTCTGTCTTGCGCAGGAACCACTCGTCATCACCCTGGATGCGCTCCCAGGTGCCGTCACTCTCAGACCGCTCGTACTGGCGCAGCCGGATGAGGCGGTGGGTATGGCCCGCGCCCCCTCGGCAGCCCACCAGGACCAGCGACTTGACTGTGAACGACATGTGCCAAGTTTGCCCAAGGCGGCCCATCTGGCCAAATCTCCGAAACCGCCTCGGCGCGCCGCGTACTGGCGCTAGGGAAGGCAGTTTGCGGGTCTCTCAGCGACCGCCTGCGTCGTTGGGGAGCCGTTGGTAGCCCGGCACCTACCCAGGGCGCTGCTAGCGAGCCAGCGGGTCGCTGAGAGACGGGCGTAGAGACCCCGCTACCGCCAGACGAACTCCACCCGGTCGGGGTCGAACCGGTTACCGCCGCGTGTGGCGGGGCGCACCAGCACGGCACCCAGCAGCGACTCAACGACCCCGCGCCGCGCGTCCATGCTCATCTTGGCCCACCGCGCACGATCCACGCTGCTGAGGTCGGGTGCGGCCTCGGCTGCCTGGATGCGGCGGCGCTCGGCACGTAGTTGGTCGCGCTCTTTTTCGAGCCGAGACACGGCGGGGAACACTACCTCGGCTGACAGCTCGTGCGCCGTGAACGACGCCATGAGGCTTGCGATAGACGCCTCAACCTCCGCCAGCCGGTCTGAGTCCGTGAACTCCGGCTTCGGGGTATCCAGCTCGACATCGGCCAGCTTCGCCAGCACCACGGCGGTGACCAGATCATCCACGGCGACCGTGCTGGCAGCGACCGTGTGGTCGGTCGCGGCGCACCGGTAGGCCGGATACTTGGCAGCGTTGCCGTACATCACCGCTCCGCACACACCACACCGCAGGGTGCCCGTCATCAGGTAGTGGCGCGCGTTCTTGCGGGGCACTCGGGAGCGGGTGTCTGCGGGGCTGAGCGCGATGACGAGAGCGTCGTGTGTGGCCTGATCCAAGATCGGCTCCCACTGACCGCGCACTGGCTGCCCGTCGCGGCCGATAGCGACCTGACCCTGATGGATGCGCCACCCTGCCAGCCGTGGTGACTTCATCATCCGACCCAGCACATGCCCCTGCCACGGTCGGCCCGTCGAGGTCGTCACCCCGGCGTCGTTCCACCGCCGCGCGATCGCGTAGGTGCCGATGCCCGCGATGATGTCGGCTGCTGCATCACGGATCAGTTTGGCCTCCTTGGCGTCCAGCTCGCGCCCTCCAGGCTGCCAGCCGAACGGGCGGGTGCCCGCCACGGGGCGACCTTCGCGCGCGCTCTCCAGGTGCTTCCGGGCCACGCGCTCGGCGGTGCGCTCAGCCTCGGCGGCGTCTACGTTGCCCTTGATGCGCGCCACCATGCGCCCGTCAGCCGTGGTCAGGTCGTCGTTGCCCGACACGACCGTAGTGATGCGGACGCCGTGCTGCTCGTACAGGGTGATGAGCTCTTCAAGCTCCAGGGGGCGGCGCGTGAGTCGGCTGTTGGAGTAGGCGATGATGACGCCGAACTCACCTGTCCGTGCGCGGCTGAGCATGTCGGTGTACTGGGGGCGTGTCTTCTTCCGCGAGCGGGTGCTGGCCCCGGTGTCGTTGTCGCTGAAGACTGCGACCACGTCGAGGCCGTCGCGCGCTGCGAGATCGCGGCAGTCCTGCTCCTGCCGGGCCACGCCGAGCGCTTCGCCTTCCGTGTCGAGGGAGATTCGAGTGTAGATAGCCGCCTTGGTCACGTCTACATTATTGCCAATGGTTACCGCACCTGCTGGTCGAGGAGCATGCCGACGAGCAGCGCGAGCGGGTTCTCGGTCAGCAGGGCGTCAGCCGCGGGGTCGCCCGTGATGTGCAAAGCCATGCGCCCAGTCTGACACTGCGCGCGGACATTGGGGGAGAGTCGGCGTCAGAGCCTCAGGCGATGTCGGATGCGTCTGCGGCGTCGACGTCGTCGGCGATGCCGAGTCCGAAGAGCGTCGAGAGCGCGGTCGCGAACTCGTCTCCGCGACCCTCCGCGGCGAGTTCGTGCGCCCGGGCCGTCGGGGTGTGCAGAAGGACTCCGGCGAGGTGGCGCATCGCCTGTTCCACGCGTCCGTCGTCGTCACCGCGGCGGCGCGCACGGTCGATCTCGGCGTCGAGGAGCGAGAAGATGTGGGATCGCAGGGCGACGACCGCGGGGGTGACGCTCTGACGTTCACCGACGAGATGGAAGGTGTCGGCGGCATCGCGCACGATCGTGCGGGCAGCATCCGTCGCCTGAAGCTCTTCGAGAGGCGCGTGAAGCCGGATCGTCTCGAGGTCGAGCAGCGCGACACCCTCGATGCCGGAGACGTCGGGGTCGACGTTGCGGGGCATGCCGAGGTCGATCACGAGCTGGCCGTGCGCGGACCCCATGGGGCACCCGACGCTCTCGATCGCCACGGGACCCACGCCCGTGCGCAGGACGGAGGCATCGAGCACCGGCTCGGTGGCGCTCGTGCAGGTGATGATGAGGCTCGACTGGGCGGCGACGCGCGCGTAGTTGGCGGCGTCGAGCGCCGTGATGCCGTACTTCTCGGCGAACGCCACGGCACGGCCGGACGGCGAGTGCACCGAGATGTTCGTGGCACCGCGCTCGCGAAGAGTCGCGAGGGTCACCGCAGCGTAGGCGCCGGTGCCCACGAGCAGCACGCGCTCGGCGGACCAGTCCGCGATCCGGCTGTCGGCCAGTTCCAACGCGAGACGAACGAGCGAGCGCCCAGCTCGACCGAGCGCCGTGACGTTCTTGACCTTGCGCTGCGCCTGGCTCGCGCGCTGGAAGAGGCGCTCGAGTTCGGGGGAGGTCGTGCCGTTCTTGCGGGCGGAAGTGAGCGCGCGCCGAACCTGGCCGGCGATCTCGCCCTCTCCGGAGACGACGGACTCCAGGCCGGATGCGACAGAGAAGAGGTGCTCGGCGACGCGGCGACCGGAGTGCACGCTGTAGGCGCCGTCGAGATCGGCCATCGGGATGCCGGTCGCGGACTCGACGGCTTCGAGGACTGCTTCGACACCGATCGCGCCGGCGGCCGTCACCGGCTCGTCCATCTCGACGTACGCCTCGAAGCGATTACAGGTCGCCAGAACGACCGCACCCTGCACGCACGGCGCCAGCTCCACCAGGATGGGAGCGACGTCTTCGGGGGTGCGGCTGAGGCGTTCGAGAAGGTCGAAGGAGGCGGTCTTGTGACTCGCCGTCACGCAGAGCAACACGTCAACAGGATACGCCTGCCTGCCTTTGGGTCGGCTGAGGTGACCGCGAAAGTCAGACCGCCGGTGCACAACAGACTCATAACCACCGGTGTCAGGATGGCCGCCATGTCCCTTTCTGATGCTCCGCTTCTGCGCGCTCTCGCCGGTGACCGCCCCGATCGCACTCCCGTCTGGTTCATGCGCCAGGCAGGCCGATCGCTGCCCGAGTACCGCGAACTGCGGGTGGGAACGCGGATGCTCGACGCGTGCCTCACGCCGGACCTCGCGGCCGAGATCACGCTGCAACCGGTGCGTCGTCACGGAGTGGACGCGGGCATCTTCTTCAGCGACATCGTGGTGCCGCTGCGCCTGGCCGGTGTCGAGGTCGAGATCGAGCCCGGCCGCGGCCCCGTGTTCGCCGAGCCGATCCGGACGGCCGCGGACGTCGAGCGCATCACCTCCATCGACCCGGAGTCGCTGGACGCATCCGCTGTCGCCGAGGCAGTGCGCATCGTCGTCTCCGAACTCGGGGAGACACCGCTAATCGGCTTCGCCGGTGCCCCCTTCACGCTTGCGGCCTACCTCGTCGAGGGCGGCCCCTCGAAGGAGCACATGCGCGCACGTGCGCTCATGCACACCGACCCCGAGTCGTGGCACCGCCTGGCCGGGTGGCTCGCACAGGTCTCCCGCGTCTTCCTGCAGGCGCAGATCGACGCCGGCGCCTCTGCCGTGCAGCTGTTCGACTCGTGGGCGGGCTCGCTGAGCCGGGCCGACTACCTGGAGTTCGTCGCTCCGCACTCGACCGCCGCGCTGCGCGACGTGACCGCGCCGATCATCCACTTCGGTGTGGGCACCGGGCCCTTCCTGGCTGACATGCGCCTCGGGGGCATCGCCGACGCCGTGGGTGTGGACTGGCGGATGCCCCTGACTGAGGCCATCTCGGTGCTGGGTCCCGACGTCACTGTGCAGGGCAACATCAACCCCGCGCTGCTCTCGGCGCCGTGGCCGGTCCTCGAAGCCCATGTCCGCGACGTGCTCGCCCAGGGCCGCGGCGCGCGTGCGCACATCGTCAACCTCGGGCACGGCGTGCCGCCGGAGACCGATCCTGAACAGCTCACTCGGATCGTCGAGCTCGTCCACAGCATCTGACGCGCGCAATGAAAGGATTGAGCGTATGACCGCTCAGCCCCCGGACCTCGCTGCTCGCGCCGCACAGAAGAACGTCATCGTCGTCGGTGGTGGCATCGGCGGACTCATCGCGGCGCGCGAGTGCGCGAAGGTCGGCATGAAGGTCACCGTCCTTGAGGCGGAAGACTCCGTCGGCGGGGCGATCCGTCGCACCGAGCTCGACGGCATCGTGGTCGACGCGGGCGCCGAGAGCTACGCGACCCGCGGGGGCACGGTCCGCGCACTGCTGGAAGAGCTCGGACTCGCGGATCGCATCGTCACGCCCGCCGCAGGAGGCGCGTGGCTCGCGGGTATCCCCGGCATCGGTGCGGCACCGCTTCCTGTCGGGGGGATCCTCGGCATCCCGGGCAACGCGTTCCAGGACGACGTGCGCCGCATCATCGGGTGGTCGGGGGTGTGGCGGGCGTACGTCGACCGCCTCCGTCCGCCGCTCACAATCGGTCACACCCAGAGCCTCGGACGGCTGGTCTCCTCGCGCATGGGGGCGAAGGTGCACGACCGCCTGGTCGCCCCCGTCGTCACGGGCGTGTACTCGGCATCGCCGGACGACATCGATGTCGAGGTCGCGGCTCCCGGGCTCAGTGCGGCACTGACTCGCACGGGATCGCTCGCCGGCGCCGTCCAGGTGCTGCGCGGTGAGAGTGCCGAGCGTGCCAAGGCTGCGCCGGGCTCCGCCGTCGAAGGCCTGCGCGGGGGGATGTCGACCCTGATCGACGCTCTTCTCGCCGACCTCGCGAAATTCGGCGTCGACGTGCAGACCGGTGTGCAGGTCGCTGCCGTCACGCGCGACGGGCAGCGCTGGCTCGTGCGGGCGAACAAGGATGCAGCTGCGGCGGCGGACGCTCTTGTGGATGACGAGGAGATCGCCTCGGAGGCGATCGAGCTCGGAGCCGACGCGGTCATCGTCGCCACATCCGAAGACGCCGCGCGCCAGCTTCTGGCGGACGCAGCGCCGGCACTCGCCGAGACTCCGTCCGTCACATCGCCCGAGATCGAGATCATCACGCTTCTCGTGTCATCCCCGGCTCTCGACAGCGCCCCGCGGGGCACAGGCGTGCTGACGGTCCCGGGCAGCTTCACCGCGAAGGCGCTGACGCACTCGACCGCCAAGTGGTCGTGGCTGAGCGAGGCCGCAGGCGGCCGCCATGTGGTGCGTGTGTCGTTCGGCGCACAGGGTGAGCTCGCAGCGACCGCGACGATGAACGACGAGGATGCGGCGCAGCTGGCGCTGCGCGAAGCATCCGCGCTCCTCGGCGTCTCTCTCGGCGACGCCGACCTGATCGCCTCACACCGTTCACGGTTCACGCAGTCGCAGCCCGCATCGGTCATCGGTTCTGCCGAGCGCCGATCCGCTGCGCGCACCGCCGTCCGGGGGGTGCCGGGGCTCGCCGTCGTGGGGGCATGGCTGGCGGGAACCGGGCTCGCCCAGGTCATCCCGGACGCCGCGAAAGAGGCGGATCGCCTGCGTGCGAGTCTGCTCTGGGGCGGCGAGGATACAGGTCCGCGTCCTCCCGCGGAAGCCTAGATACCGAAATTGGCATATGGGGTTACGCTGGAGGTTCGCAAGGCCGGACCACAACGTGAGGAGACCCCATGAAGGGGAAGATCGGACTCGTCGTCGGACTCGGCGTCGGATATGTGCTGGGCACCCGCGCCGGACGCGAGCGCTATGACCAGATCAAGACGCAGTGGCTCAAGGTCTGGAACCTCGACCCCGTGCAGGCGCAGGTGTCGAAGGTCAAGGGCTTCGCGAAGGAGCAGGCCGCAGCCGTGCCGCAGGCGCTGTGGAAGGGCGCGGTGAAGGTCGTCAAGGCGGCCAGCGCTGACGGCACTCCTGGCCAGCGCGTTGATGCCGCCGTCGCGACGGCGAAAGACGCGATCGACGACGTGAAGGATGCCGCAGAAGACACGCTGGACGCCGTCGAGAAGAAGGCCAAGGAGGCGTCGAAGCCCGCAGCCAAGCCCGCCTCGAAGCCGGCGGCGAAGAAGTCCACGCAAAGCGGTTCCTGACATGCCCCGCGCATATCGTGATCGCGCCGAAGACAGCTTTCTGTCGCTGATCGGCGACCTTCCCGACCTCGTCAGCAACCTCGTCAAGGCCGAGATCAATGCCGCGAAGGTGTGGATCTCGCGCACCGCGAAGGATGCCGGAATCGGCAGCGTCTGGTTCCTCGTCGCGCTGTTCTTCCTGTTCTGGGCCATTCCTCTGCTGCTGACCTTTGCGGTCGCCGGACTCTCGTCCTGGTGGCCGGTCTGGCTTTCGGCGATCGTCGTGTTCGCCGGGCTCTTGGTCGCCGTCGCGCTGTTCGCACTGCTGGGCGTGCTGAAGTTCCGCCGTGTGCTCGCACGTGAGAACCCGGCCCAGGCCGTCGCCGAAGACATCCGACTCGTACGAGAGGCAGACGATGACTCCCTCTGATCACCTTCCCGGTTCGCCGTCTGCGCGTCCCCTGCCTGCCACGGCCGTTCCCGCGGGCATCCTCGATCCCGTGGAATCCGCGCGCGCTGAGCTGAAGGCGGCTCTCGCTGCGATCGAGCAGAAGGGCAACCTGCCCCGCCGCCTCGACAAGGCGGCGAAGCGTGGCGCGGTGCGAGCGCGGGCTTTCGCCGAGCAGAACCCGGCTGGCGCGATCGCTGCGGCCGTGGGCGTTGCGGCGACGGTCGGTGGGATCGTCTGGCTCGTCGCGCGAGCGCTGTCGCGCTGAGCGAACTTCGACGGATGCTGCCCCGCAGCAGCCATCGAATCTCCTCCTTTCGGGTGCAGAACGCGCCCTGGGTTCGCTCCTCATAGAGAGAAGGGGCAGACTGGGGGCATGTCCGACGTGCACGCACAAGCGCCCGCTGACCCGTCCGCCTCTCCCGAGGGCTTCACCCTCTGGGCTGTCTGGCGCCGCAACCCCGACTCGCCTGTCCTCGAGACCGACGCGACCGAGCTCGAAGATATCGTGGCCCACATCGAGGCCGGGGGCATCTCCGTCCGCGGCTTCTACGACGTCAGTGGTCTCAAGGCCGACGCCGACCTCATGGTCTGGCTGCACGGCGACACCGCGGAAGAGCTGCAGCGCGCGCTGCGCCGCCTGCGTCGCACCGAGATGCTGCGCCCGCTGCTTCCCGTGTGGAACGTACTGGGCGTGCACCGCGATGCGGAGTTCAACCGCTCGCACGTGCCCGGCTTCCTGCGCGGCATCGAGCCGAAGGGCTGGCTGTGCCTGTACCCCTTCGTGCGCACCCCCGAGTGGTACCTCATCCCGGAAGACGAGCGTCGGCGGATGCTCGCGGAGCACGGACGCAAGGGTGCCGCGTTCACGGGCGTCATCGCCAACACCGTCGCGTCCTTCGCGCTCGGCGACTATGAGTGGCTGCTGCCGCTTGAAGCCGACGACCCGAAGGAACTCGTCGATCTCATGCGCGACCTGCGGTACACGGATGCGCGCAACTTCGTGAAGGAAGAGGTGCCGTTCTACACCGGGCGCCGCCTGCGCCTGGACGAGATCGCCGAGGTCCTGCAGTAGCCATGACCAGTCGCATCCGTCTCGGAACCCGTCGCAGCGCGCTCGCGCAGGCGCAGTCGGGGCATGTCGCCCTTGCGCTCGAGAAGGTCTCCGGCCGTGCCGTCGAGCTCGTGCCGATCACGTCCGAGGGTGACACGAACCGTGCCTCGCTGTCGGAGATCGGCGGAGTCGGCATCTTCGCCACGAGCCTGCGTGAGTCACTGTTGCGCGGGGAATGCGATCTGCTCGTGCACTCGCTGAAGGATCTTCCGACGGATGTCCCCGCGGCCCTCACGATCGCCGCCACCCCGCGCCGTGCGGATGCGCGGGACGTCATCGTCACTCGTGACGGGACCCCGATGCACGAGCTCGCTCCGGGCAGCCGCATCGGCACCGGGTCTCCGCGCCGGATCGCGCAGGCGCGGATCCGCGCACCCCGAGTCACGGCGGTCGACATCCGCGGCAATGTGGATTCGCGCCTTGAGCGGGTGCGCTCGGGCGATCTCGACGCGGTCGTGCTCGCCGCCGCGGGACTCTCGCG
The DNA window shown above is from Microbacterium keratanolyticum and carries:
- a CDS encoding recombinase family protein, coding for MTKAAIYTRISLDTEGEALGVARQEQDCRDLAARDGLDVVAVFSDNDTGASTRSRKKTRPQYTDMLSRARTGEFGVIIAYSNSRLTRRPLELEELITLYEQHGVRITTVVSGNDDLTTADGRMVARIKGNVDAAEAERTAERVARKHLESAREGRPVAGTRPFGWQPGGRELDAKEAKLIRDAAADIIAGIGTYAIARRWNDAGVTTSTGRPWQGHVLGRMMKSPRLAGWRIHQGQVAIGRDGQPVRGQWEPILDQATHDALVIALSPADTRSRVPRKNARHYLMTGTLRCGVCGAVMYGNAAKYPAYRCAATDHTVAASTVAVDDLVTAVVLAKLADVELDTPKPEFTDSDRLAEVEASIASLMASFTAHELSAEVVFPAVSRLEKERDQLRAERRRIQAAEAAPDLSSVDRARWAKMSMDARRGVVESLLGAVLVRPATRGGNRFDPDRVEFVWR
- the hemE gene encoding uroporphyrinogen decarboxylase, which translates into the protein MSLSDAPLLRALAGDRPDRTPVWFMRQAGRSLPEYRELRVGTRMLDACLTPDLAAEITLQPVRRHGVDAGIFFSDIVVPLRLAGVEVEIEPGRGPVFAEPIRTAADVERITSIDPESLDASAVAEAVRIVVSELGETPLIGFAGAPFTLAAYLVEGGPSKEHMRARALMHTDPESWHRLAGWLAQVSRVFLQAQIDAGASAVQLFDSWAGSLSRADYLEFVAPHSTAALRDVTAPIIHFGVGTGPFLADMRLGGIADAVGVDWRMPLTEAISVLGPDVTVQGNINPALLSAPWPVLEAHVRDVLAQGRGARAHIVNLGHGVPPETDPEQLTRIVELVHSI
- the hemC gene encoding hydroxymethylbilane synthase, which encodes MTSRIRLGTRRSALAQAQSGHVALALEKVSGRAVELVPITSEGDTNRASLSEIGGVGIFATSLRESLLRGECDLLVHSLKDLPTDVPAALTIAATPRRADARDVIVTRDGTPMHELAPGSRIGTGSPRRIAQARIRAPRVTAVDIRGNVDSRLERVRSGDLDAVVLAAAGLSRLDGDPLHGLFAEPMGLAEWPTAPGQGALAVETTADASPELMEALAALDDLDTRIAVTAERAVLAGLDAGCQAPMAAHATVEGDNLRVRAVVYAPHEEWRIGIDVTEALNGGYIRQNGSSNGADAADGADPISAAREMGFAVARRLLERGAADLLPRERS
- a CDS encoding phage holin family protein gives rise to the protein MPRAYRDRAEDSFLSLIGDLPDLVSNLVKAEINAAKVWISRTAKDAGIGSVWFLVALFFLFWAIPLLLTFAVAGLSSWWPVWLSAIVVFAGLLVAVALFALLGVLKFRRVLARENPAQAVAEDIRLVREADDDSL
- a CDS encoding glutamyl-tRNA reductase, with the translated sequence MLLCVTASHKTASFDLLERLSRTPEDVAPILVELAPCVQGAVVLATCNRFEAYVEMDEPVTAAGAIGVEAVLEAVESATGIPMADLDGAYSVHSGRRVAEHLFSVASGLESVVSGEGEIAGQVRRALTSARKNGTTSPELERLFQRASQAQRKVKNVTALGRAGRSLVRLALELADSRIADWSAERVLLVGTGAYAAVTLATLRERGATNISVHSPSGRAVAFAEKYGITALDAANYARVAAQSSLIITCTSATEPVLDASVLRTGVGPVAIESVGCPMGSAHGQLVIDLGMPRNVDPDVSGIEGVALLDLETIRLHAPLEELQATDAARTIVRDAADTFHLVGERQSVTPAVVALRSHIFSLLDAEIDRARRRGDDDGRVEQAMRHLAGVLLHTPTARAHELAAEGRGDEFATALSTLFGLGIADDVDAADASDIA
- the hemQ gene encoding hydrogen peroxide-dependent heme synthase, which encodes MSDVHAQAPADPSASPEGFTLWAVWRRNPDSPVLETDATELEDIVAHIEAGGISVRGFYDVSGLKADADLMVWLHGDTAEELQRALRRLRRTEMLRPLLPVWNVLGVHRDAEFNRSHVPGFLRGIEPKGWLCLYPFVRTPEWYLIPEDERRRMLAEHGRKGAAFTGVIANTVASFALGDYEWLLPLEADDPKELVDLMRDLRYTDARNFVKEEVPFYTGRRLRLDEIAEVLQ
- the hemG gene encoding protoporphyrinogen oxidase, which encodes MTAQPPDLAARAAQKNVIVVGGGIGGLIAARECAKVGMKVTVLEAEDSVGGAIRRTELDGIVVDAGAESYATRGGTVRALLEELGLADRIVTPAAGGAWLAGIPGIGAAPLPVGGILGIPGNAFQDDVRRIIGWSGVWRAYVDRLRPPLTIGHTQSLGRLVSSRMGAKVHDRLVAPVVTGVYSASPDDIDVEVAAPGLSAALTRTGSLAGAVQVLRGESAERAKAAPGSAVEGLRGGMSTLIDALLADLAKFGVDVQTGVQVAAVTRDGQRWLVRANKDAAAAADALVDDEEIASEAIELGADAVIVATSEDAARQLLADAAPALAETPSVTSPEIEIITLLVSSPALDSAPRGTGVLTVPGSFTAKALTHSTAKWSWLSEAAGGRHVVRVSFGAQGELAATATMNDEDAAQLALREASALLGVSLGDADLIASHRSRFTQSQPASVIGSAERRSAARTAVRGVPGLAVVGAWLAGTGLAQVIPDAAKEADRLRASLLWGGEDTGPRPPAEA